CAATCCCGGTTTTTGATTCGGAAGTACAATACGTCCTTCCTTCTGAACGGTAAATCCTTCGGATACCACATCCGAACGCCATTCCACATCACTATGGACACTTTCGCAGATAATATAGGAAGGACTGGAAAAGCCTAATTCTAACGATGCAGCTGTACTGACAGGCCCCTGTGGATTATGTGGAGCCATAGATACCCGGTAAGCTTCAGCCAGTGCACCTATACGACGGGCCTCAGTCAACCCTCCGCAATGGGTTATATCAGGCTGAATAACACTAACGGCTCTTTTTTCCAATAATTCCCGGAATGCATGTACACCTACCAGCCGTTCACCTGATGCAATCGGAGTCGTCACTGCTCGCTGAATAAGCGCAATATCTTCCATCGTCTCCGGCCAGCAAGGTTCTTCAAAAAAATACAGTCCATAAGGTTCCAGCGCTTTTGCAAACATCATCCCCATACGAGGGCTGGGGCGTGCATGGCAATCCACCATAATGTCGATCTGATCGCCGACAGCTTCCCGCATTGCACGTACACACGCTTCCGCATATTTGACGGGTTGTAATCCTTCCAGTGACATAGTCTCTGGTACGGCCATTGATTTGAATGCGGTAAAACCTTCTTCTACTGCCTGTAATGCTAATTCACCAAATCGTTTTGCATCTCCCGGAGCAGTTTCATAAAAATCTTCCATCTTACCTCCACCCAAATGGCAGTACAGACGAACATGGTCCCGCACACGGCCTCCCCATAGTTCATGGCATGGTACATTATGGATTTTACCAAGAATATCCCACAACGCAATATCAATCCCACTGATGGCCGTTCCCCGGACAATGCCGTTGCCATGCCAGAAATGCTGACGGTACATCATCTGCCAGAGGTGTTCTATACGTCTGGGATCTTCTCCGATAAGCAATTGTGAAATATCTTCAATAGCGCCAACAACACTTTTTGTATGCCATTCCAAAGTAGCCTCTCCCCAACCCCATAATCCGGGCTGATCCGTCACTACCTTTACAAAAATCCAGTTTCTCATCCGTGCATGGCACACATAAGTTTCTATAGCTGTAATTTTCATATATGTATTTTTGTTATAATTGATCTACTACTTTTCTGGTTTTCTCCAATGTCTCTTCAATATCTGCTACGGAATGGGCAAAAGATATACTTCCTTGTTTGATCGGAGCCGGGAAATTAAATATCCCTTCTTCGATCAGTTTCTTACGGTATACCGTATCCAACTGAAAATCATGATGATTGACAATATCATGAAAATCCACTGGTGCATGATCCATAAAATAGGTACAAAAGGCTGAACCCTGTCTTGCAATATAATGCGTAATTCCTTTACCTGTAAAAATATCTTTTAGTCCGTTTTCCAGCATTTCACCCAGGCGCTCCACATGACCGTACACATCATGTTCTGCTGAAGACAACTTTTGCAAAGTTGCAATAGCAGCTGCAGTTGTCAGCGGAAAAGCATTGAAGGTACCTGCAATCAGTACTCTTTCTTTCTTATCCGGATGCACAAAGTAGTCCATGTATTCCTTCTTGCCGGCAATCACCCCTAAAGGATAGCCATTGGCAACTGCTTTTCCAAAAGTAGACAGATCCGGTTTGATTCCACAGATAGACTGATATCCGCCAAGGGCGTGCCTGAAGCCTGTTTTTACCTCATCAAAAATAAGTAGAAAACCATTATCATCTGCCAATTTACGCAAACCTTCCAGATATCCTTCTTTAGGTTTTACAATTCCGACATTTTGTAAAATAGGTTCCAGAATAACACAGGCGATATCATACCTTTTTAGCAGGTAAGCTACAGAATCCAGATCATTGTAATTGACAATATGAACTAAAGAGCTATGTGCTTTGGGTACTCCTGCAGACGAAGAGTCAAATGGATATTCTCCGGGACTTACACGCGGACCAATATCTTCCAATGCACTGATTACATTACAGGAAACATCATTGTGCCAACCGTTGTATCCGCCCTGCATTACAATAATATGATCACGGTGCGTCACCGCTCTGGCTATCCGTATAGCGTGATAAGTGGCTTCAGATCCTGTAGTTGTAATCTGTATACTGTCTACTGTAGGTACTGACTGGCAGAATAAAGAAGCAAACTCTCCTTCCAGAGTAGTGGGGCCGGCTCCCATTAAGACAGCCTGATCGCTCAATGTATGCAGTACCGCCCGATTAACATCCGGATCATTATGCCCCAAAAAAGAAGCGGCAAATCCAGCCTGATAATCAATATACTCATTTCCGTCCAGGTCACGCACTTTACTGCCATTACCGCTTTTGAAACAAATGTTAGGTTCAGATTTTCTATTTAGGGACACAACTCCCCCGGGAATCCATTTTTCATTTTCCAGCAATATACCGGACGATTTAGATCTTGTCATATTAGATTGTCAATTATTTTTTACTTCTTGTCACTACTGTGAAAAATAATCACATGCGGTTATATGCTGTATGCCGGAATGGATGTACAATGGTTTTTAATATACACGTACAGATATCATAAGATCGTCCAATTCTGTATATTCAGGCTTATAACTAACTGATTAATTTGTATACTAAATTACATTATATTTGTATACAATTAAAATATATTTTTACTTTTTTATATTTGACCTGTTATGAACAACAACGCTACTACTATCCTGCTGAATGATCTCGCTTTTCCGGAAGGTCCTGCATTTGCCCCAAACGGAGATCTTTGGTTTGTAGAGCAGCAGCGAAATTGCCTGAGCCGATACCGTAACGGTATATTACATCGGCATCAAGTCGGCGGCAGACCTAACGGCATCGCTATAGATAACAGTGGTCTGATCTGGTTTTGTGATTCGGAACGCAATCAGATACGAACGTTCAACAGTCTGACTGAGAATCAGGAAGTAATCGTAAGCGAGGTGGAAGGCAACCCTTTAAACCTTCCTAATGATCTGGCGTTCGACAAAGACGGCAATCTACTCTTCACCTGCTCCGGAGACAGCCTTACCAAAGGTGACGGATATATATGCGCACTATCACCTGGAAAACAATTAAAGGTATTCCGAACCGTTTCTTTTTACCCAAACGGACTAGCTTTCAATGCAGACCACAGCAAGCTTTTTATTGCTGAAACCGGCACACACGATATCTGGAAAGGCAAATGGGACAGCCAGAACATGGAATGGACTCATCCCGTCCGCTTCACAAATACCGGAGGCCCTGTTGGTCCTGACGGGATGGCATTTGATGAAGAAGGTAACTTGTATATTGCCGTATACGGATCAGGAACGATACATCAGTATAATCCTCAGGGACAATTGTCAGCAAAAATACCTGTTGCAGGAAACAATCCGACAAACTGTGCATTTGATCCGAGTGGAACTCTGGGACTGGTTATTACAGAAGCAGAAAAGGGACTGCTGATCAGTTATCAGACAGCGTACAGAGGTATTTTATAGGGAAGGTATTATTTTATACAAGGTTGTGGAGTATAAAAAAGCCGGAAGATTTCTTTTCCGGCCGTCAATAATGTCTATACAGATGATTGTATCTAACAATTTAAAATTCAATAGATT
The Sphingobacterium spiritivorum genome window above contains:
- the dgoD gene encoding galactonate dehydratase, whose protein sequence is MKITAIETYVCHARMRNWIFVKVVTDQPGLWGWGEATLEWHTKSVVGAIEDISQLLIGEDPRRIEHLWQMMYRQHFWHGNGIVRGTAISGIDIALWDILGKIHNVPCHELWGGRVRDHVRLYCHLGGGKMEDFYETAPGDAKRFGELALQAVEEGFTAFKSMAVPETMSLEGLQPVKYAEACVRAMREAVGDQIDIMVDCHARPSPRMGMMFAKALEPYGLYFFEEPCWPETMEDIALIQRAVTTPIASGERLVGVHAFRELLEKRAVSVIQPDITHCGGLTEARRIGALAEAYRVSMAPHNPQGPVSTAASLELGFSSPSYIICESVHSDVEWRSDVVSEGFTVQKEGRIVLPNQKPGLGIEINEEEVKKHPFQQELLQRTFYKDGSVGDW
- a CDS encoding SMP-30/gluconolactonase/LRE family protein; protein product: MNNNATTILLNDLAFPEGPAFAPNGDLWFVEQQRNCLSRYRNGILHRHQVGGRPNGIAIDNSGLIWFCDSERNQIRTFNSLTENQEVIVSEVEGNPLNLPNDLAFDKDGNLLFTCSGDSLTKGDGYICALSPGKQLKVFRTVSFYPNGLAFNADHSKLFIAETGTHDIWKGKWDSQNMEWTHPVRFTNTGGPVGPDGMAFDEEGNLYIAVYGSGTIHQYNPQGQLSAKIPVAGNNPTNCAFDPSGTLGLVITEAEKGLLISYQTAYRGIL
- a CDS encoding aspartate aminotransferase family protein codes for the protein MTRSKSSGILLENEKWIPGGVVSLNRKSEPNICFKSGNGSKVRDLDGNEYIDYQAGFAASFLGHNDPDVNRAVLHTLSDQAVLMGAGPTTLEGEFASLFCQSVPTVDSIQITTTGSEATYHAIRIARAVTHRDHIIVMQGGYNGWHNDVSCNVISALEDIGPRVSPGEYPFDSSSAGVPKAHSSLVHIVNYNDLDSVAYLLKRYDIACVILEPILQNVGIVKPKEGYLEGLRKLADDNGFLLIFDEVKTGFRHALGGYQSICGIKPDLSTFGKAVANGYPLGVIAGKKEYMDYFVHPDKKERVLIAGTFNAFPLTTAAAIATLQKLSSAEHDVYGHVERLGEMLENGLKDIFTGKGITHYIARQGSAFCTYFMDHAPVDFHDIVNHHDFQLDTVYRKKLIEEGIFNFPAPIKQGSISFAHSVADIEETLEKTRKVVDQL